A genomic window from Algoriphagus sp. Y33 includes:
- a CDS encoding sugar phosphate isomerase/epimerase translates to MKKINILILAFFVIGILPTLTYAQKKGDPLMQVPLGVQSYSFRNHWANGVESTLDIIQEMGFTELEGGAPRGMSAEEFIKLCSDRGISVPSTGTGFEQLEADPQKVADQVKALGAKYLMVAWLPHDGDFTRENADRAIKAFNEGGKVLAENGITFMYHVHGYEFQPYEKGTLFDYIVKNTDPTYVSFQMDVMWTHFGGADPVGLLKKYGKRWVSLHLKDFRKGAPKDMTGLTGPENDVVLGTGELDIPGILRESNKIGIKHMFIEDESDDELVNLPKSIAYLKSLKY, encoded by the coding sequence ATGAAAAAAATAAACATTCTTATCCTTGCCTTTTTTGTGATCGGCATACTTCCTACTTTGACCTATGCGCAGAAAAAAGGAGATCCTTTGATGCAGGTACCTCTAGGAGTCCAGTCTTATTCATTTAGGAATCACTGGGCAAACGGTGTAGAATCAACCTTGGATATCATCCAAGAAATGGGATTTACCGAGCTGGAAGGTGGGGCTCCCAGAGGTATGAGTGCAGAAGAATTCATTAAACTCTGTTCTGATAGGGGAATTAGCGTTCCTTCTACAGGAACCGGTTTTGAGCAATTGGAAGCTGACCCTCAAAAGGTAGCAGATCAGGTGAAAGCATTGGGGGCAAAGTACCTGATGGTGGCTTGGCTTCCTCATGATGGTGATTTTACCAGGGAGAATGCAGATCGGGCCATCAAAGCGTTTAATGAAGGAGGTAAAGTGCTGGCGGAAAATGGGATCACATTTATGTATCATGTGCATGGCTATGAATTCCAGCCTTATGAAAAAGGAACTCTATTTGACTATATCGTAAAGAATACAGATCCCACGTATGTTTCCTTCCAGATGGATGTGATGTGGACACATTTTGGTGGAGCGGATCCTGTAGGGCTGTTAAAAAAATATGGGAAGAGATGGGTTTCACTGCATTTGAAAGATTTTCGAAAAGGTGCTCCGAAAGACATGACTGGGCTTACAGGGCCTGAAAACGATGTAGTGTTGGGAACCGGTGAACTGGACATTCCCGGTATTCTGCGTGAGTCAAACAAGATAGGTATCAAGCACATGTTTATCGAAGATGAAAGTGACGATGAGCTTGTGAATTTACCCAAAAGTATAGCCTATCTGAAGAGTTTGAAGTATTGA
- a CDS encoding glycoside hydrolase family 43 protein, with protein sequence MRNLLTYLPPFCAFFVFVSCGNPTETKESTATVQSTDSTSKYLSEPLITDHYTADPSAHVFGGKIYIYPSHDVESDVPEDDLGAHFNMMDYHVYSMDSPDGAITDHGKVLGAEDIPWAKRQLWAPDAAEKNGTYYLYFPAKDENDIFKIGVAVGDSPIGPFTAQPKPIKGSYSIDPSVFEDSDGTYYMYFGGIWGGQLQKYRNNKFEDKGSAPTDGLPADDQPALGPIIAKMNDDMLEFAETPKEIKILDENGKELLNGDNDRRFFEAAWVHKYGGTYYLSYSTGDTHFIAYATSDNPYGPFTYKGVVLNPVEGWTNHHSIVEVDGNWFIYYHDTQLSGKTHLRNIKVAPMKHFEDGSIQTITPVK encoded by the coding sequence ATGAGAAACCTATTGACATACTTGCCGCCGTTCTGCGCCTTTTTTGTGTTTGTCTCTTGTGGCAATCCTACAGAAACAAAAGAGAGCACTGCTACAGTCCAATCCACTGACAGCACCTCAAAGTATCTCTCTGAACCATTAATTACAGATCACTATACTGCTGACCCTTCTGCTCATGTCTTTGGTGGAAAAATCTACATCTATCCTTCTCACGATGTAGAATCGGATGTTCCCGAGGACGACTTGGGAGCACATTTCAATATGATGGATTACCATGTCTACTCTATGGACTCTCCAGACGGAGCGATTACCGATCATGGCAAGGTATTGGGTGCTGAGGATATACCTTGGGCAAAAAGACAACTTTGGGCTCCTGATGCTGCTGAAAAAAATGGCACATATTACCTCTATTTTCCGGCAAAAGATGAAAATGACATTTTCAAAATCGGGGTAGCCGTAGGTGATTCCCCTATTGGTCCCTTTACTGCACAGCCCAAACCCATCAAAGGAAGTTACAGCATAGACCCATCTGTTTTTGAAGACAGTGACGGAACATATTACATGTACTTTGGCGGAATTTGGGGAGGTCAACTGCAGAAATACAGAAACAATAAATTCGAAGATAAAGGAAGCGCACCTACCGATGGACTTCCTGCTGACGACCAACCGGCTTTGGGACCCATCATCGCCAAAATGAATGATGATATGCTGGAGTTTGCAGAAACTCCCAAGGAGATTAAAATTTTGGATGAAAACGGCAAGGAACTCCTAAACGGGGATAATGACCGAAGATTTTTTGAGGCTGCCTGGGTTCACAAGTATGGGGGTACCTATTATTTATCTTATTCTACAGGCGACACACACTTCATTGCTTACGCCACTTCTGACAATCCATACGGGCCATTTACTTACAAAGGCGTGGTGCTTAACCCGGTGGAGGGGTGGACAAATCATCATTCCATCGTGGAAGTGGATGGTAACTGGTTTATCTATTATCACGACACTCAGCTTTCCGGAAAGACTCACCTTAGAAACATCAAAGTTGCACCAATGAAGCATTTCGAAGACGGCAGTATTCAAACAATAACACCTGTGAAGTAA
- a CDS encoding GyrI-like domain-containing protein — MRKVKIKPFQLVGIAIRTTNEGQKADREIAELWQRFMGEGILEKIPNKIDYTIYSLYTEYEGDHTKPYTAILGCKVENLDEIPEGMLGKSFDGGTYIKTSAKGDLGKGLIVTHWAKIWKMDLNRVYTADFEAYGEKAQDPSDAEVDFFVAVNE, encoded by the coding sequence ATGCGAAAAGTAAAGATTAAACCATTCCAATTGGTAGGTATTGCCATCAGGACTACAAATGAAGGACAGAAAGCGGATAGGGAAATTGCTGAATTGTGGCAGCGCTTTATGGGAGAGGGCATTTTAGAAAAAATCCCTAACAAGATAGATTACACGATCTATTCCCTATACACCGAATATGAAGGAGACCATACGAAACCGTATACCGCGATTCTCGGCTGTAAAGTGGAAAACCTTGATGAAATCCCCGAAGGAATGTTGGGGAAATCTTTTGATGGAGGGACCTACATTAAAACTTCTGCAAAAGGAGATTTGGGTAAAGGTCTAATCGTAACTCATTGGGCTAAAATCTGGAAGATGGATTTAAACAGGGTATACACAGCAGATTTTGAAGCCTACGGAGAGAAAGCCCAAGATCCGTCTGATGCAGAAGTGGATTTTTTTGTGGCTGTAAACGAATAG
- a CDS encoding YafY family protein: MAEDKPRLIRLTAIITQLQSKQIVSARDIAVKHKVSIRTVYRDIRTLEQSGIPIVTQEGKGYSIMEGYRLPPVMFTEEEANALITAEYLILKNKDRSLAEQYQNSITKIKSVLQFTQKAKTEILAQRIQVRNNKSNEKTSNYLIKLQSCIANFRVVHLDYLSLDKQYTKREIEPFALYTTQNNWVLIAFCRKRNDFRSFRLDCIQSLSQTQANFEPHKMTLEQYLEECRKKSGSPDIPMTQGESSFATN, encoded by the coding sequence ATGGCAGAAGATAAACCAAGACTTATAAGATTGACAGCAATTATTACTCAATTGCAGTCTAAGCAAATTGTCTCGGCAAGAGATATTGCGGTAAAGCACAAGGTCAGTATCCGTACGGTTTATCGTGATATTAGGACATTGGAGCAGTCAGGAATTCCCATTGTAACCCAGGAGGGAAAAGGCTATTCGATAATGGAAGGGTATAGGCTTCCGCCTGTAATGTTTACTGAAGAAGAAGCCAATGCCCTTATCACAGCGGAATACTTGATTTTGAAGAACAAGGACCGATCATTGGCTGAACAATATCAAAATTCCATTACAAAAATCAAATCTGTACTTCAGTTTACCCAAAAAGCTAAAACGGAAATCCTTGCCCAACGAATTCAGGTAAGGAACAATAAAAGCAACGAGAAAACCAGCAATTACCTAATTAAACTTCAATCCTGCATTGCAAATTTTCGGGTAGTTCATTTGGACTATCTTTCTTTGGACAAGCAATATACGAAAAGAGAGATAGAGCCTTTTGCCTTGTACACTACCCAAAACAATTGGGTTTTGATTGCCTTTTGCCGTAAGCGAAATGATTTTAGATCCTTCCGCTTGGATTGTATACAGAGTCTTTCGCAGACACAAGCGAATTTTGAACCTCACAAAATGACCTTGGAGCAATATTTGGAAGAATGCCGGAAAAAGTCAGGTAGCCCTGACATACCTATGACACAAGGTGAGTCTAGCTTTGCGACAAATTAG
- a CDS encoding patatin-like phospholipase family protein, whose product MLRNLTFLCFVFWVCQHAFSQTGYTSKPQAEQAKIGLVLSGGGAKGIAHVGILKAMEKAGLKPDYIVGTSMGAVVGGLYSLGYSAAELEEIIGRIDWGLLISNRVNFKEIAFEEKEYYNRYLLEFPIVEGKIAFPSGLIQGQVLSDVLHYFTWPANSYKTFDDFPIPFRCVATDIRTGQPVIFDRGYLQDALRSSIAIPTVFSAFDLDSTSVVDGGVVNNFPVDIVRQMGADVVIGVNVSREDFKDIDELGGFGGILMQLAMAPSLSITKENIEATDIYIKPDLGGYSTGSFSSFNDILELGTKAGEKYLDQFKHLADSLGRNDVVSGITFHTDSIQIDKIEILGNRLFSTDLVRSKLNIDEGDYVNRDELETAVHSIYGMNGFYKVDYRLTDIATNRYALLIRIKEKPSTLLSTSIHYDDQFSAGILLNLTAREVIGRNSRTILIADISDNPKFRVDYYKYTGTKKKFAFNFRMNFLKQELPNYIEGKEVDVQIGRNSRIEAQMISTNSLKQSFSIGGIFDASTSKFKSFSSSFEDIKNGRQAYFGGRFKYYRNSQNDRNYPTAGAEALLEGTLHVKNWLSINLQSGVDTVSFNVGEESMALPVNLFNSYVKDLVPNSYFSVYAKYSKFLRFNSKLQFHPDMAAGLTLSSEDNSKVFNEFFVGGYQNVRFNDTRFWGLNYAEIQTPNFIKFGAEFQYLPFKKINLRAGANFLGYSEQIPFTDPDFFTEINQQESYLGYGMDISYQSIVGPITAGFGGNDRDGELRGYISIGFSFNYSDR is encoded by the coding sequence ATGCTTAGAAACCTCACTTTCCTATGTTTTGTTTTCTGGGTTTGTCAGCATGCCTTTTCTCAGACTGGTTACACGTCCAAGCCTCAGGCTGAGCAGGCAAAAATAGGATTGGTACTCAGTGGAGGAGGAGCCAAGGGAATAGCACATGTAGGCATACTTAAGGCAATGGAAAAGGCGGGTCTCAAGCCTGATTACATTGTGGGTACAAGTATGGGGGCTGTAGTGGGAGGGCTTTATTCGTTGGGATATAGCGCAGCAGAACTTGAGGAAATCATAGGAAGGATTGATTGGGGGTTGTTGATTTCCAACAGGGTGAATTTTAAGGAAATTGCCTTTGAAGAAAAGGAATATTACAATCGTTATCTACTTGAATTTCCTATAGTGGAAGGAAAAATCGCTTTTCCATCCGGTTTGATTCAGGGACAGGTGCTTTCAGATGTTTTGCATTATTTCACCTGGCCGGCTAATTCTTACAAGACATTCGATGATTTTCCGATTCCTTTCCGTTGCGTGGCAACGGATATACGGACAGGACAACCGGTAATTTTTGATAGGGGATATCTGCAGGATGCTCTGAGATCCAGTATTGCCATCCCAACGGTTTTTTCTGCGTTTGACTTGGACAGTACCTCTGTAGTAGATGGTGGAGTGGTTAATAATTTCCCGGTCGACATCGTGAGACAAATGGGTGCTGATGTAGTCATAGGTGTCAATGTGAGTAGAGAAGATTTTAAGGATATTGATGAATTGGGGGGATTTGGAGGGATTCTGATGCAGCTTGCCATGGCACCTTCGCTGAGCATTACCAAGGAGAATATTGAAGCAACGGACATCTATATCAAGCCTGATCTGGGAGGATATTCTACAGGCAGTTTTAGCTCTTTTAATGATATTTTAGAACTCGGGACTAAAGCGGGAGAAAAATACTTGGATCAGTTCAAGCACCTGGCCGATAGTCTGGGCAGAAATGATGTTGTGTCAGGAATAACATTTCATACAGATTCTATCCAGATCGATAAAATCGAGATTTTGGGTAATCGTCTTTTTTCTACTGACTTAGTCCGGTCAAAACTGAATATTGATGAGGGAGATTATGTAAACCGCGATGAGTTGGAGACTGCTGTGCATAGTATATATGGTATGAACGGTTTTTACAAAGTAGATTACCGGCTTACGGATATAGCCACCAATAGGTATGCACTACTTATTAGGATCAAGGAGAAGCCCAGTACTTTATTAAGCACTTCTATTCATTACGATGATCAGTTTTCAGCAGGGATCTTGTTGAATTTAACGGCGAGGGAGGTGATCGGACGAAACTCACGAACCATTCTTATTGCAGATATTTCTGATAACCCGAAGTTCAGGGTGGACTATTACAAGTACACAGGTACAAAAAAGAAATTTGCATTCAATTTCCGGATGAATTTCCTGAAGCAGGAACTTCCAAATTATATAGAGGGAAAAGAGGTCGATGTTCAGATTGGTCGAAATTCCCGAATCGAAGCTCAGATGATTTCTACCAATTCATTGAAGCAGTCCTTTTCTATAGGAGGTATATTTGATGCGTCTACCTCAAAATTCAAGTCTTTTTCCAGTTCATTTGAGGATATCAAGAATGGCCGTCAAGCGTATTTCGGAGGCAGGTTTAAATATTACCGAAATTCCCAAAATGATAGAAATTACCCCACAGCAGGCGCTGAGGCTCTGTTGGAGGGGACACTGCATGTTAAAAATTGGCTGTCAATTAATCTTCAGTCAGGCGTGGATACTGTCTCTTTCAACGTAGGGGAAGAGAGTATGGCTTTGCCGGTAAATCTGTTTAATTCATATGTGAAAGATCTAGTTCCGAATTCTTACTTCTCAGTCTACGCAAAGTATTCCAAATTTTTAAGGTTTAACTCTAAGCTGCAGTTTCATCCGGATATGGCCGCAGGTTTAACGCTTTCTTCAGAAGATAATTCCAAGGTTTTCAATGAGTTTTTTGTTGGAGGCTACCAGAATGTAAGGTTCAATGACACAAGGTTTTGGGGATTGAACTATGCGGAAATTCAAACGCCTAATTTCATAAAGTTTGGCGCTGAATTCCAATACCTCCCCTTCAAGAAAATAAATTTAAGGGCAGGAGCAAATTTCTTGGGCTATAGTGAACAGATACCATTTACTGACCCTGATTTTTTCACGGAGATCAATCAACAGGAAAGTTACTTAGGATACGGGATGGATATATCCTATCAGTCGATCGTAGGTCCCATTACTGCGGGATTTGGAGGGAATGACAGGGATGGCGAGCTTAGGGGGTATATTTCGATTGGATTCTCCTTTAATTATTCAGATAGATAG
- a CDS encoding gluconate 2-dehydrogenase subunit 3 family protein, with protein sequence MNRRNSLKILGGVSVGIGGLALADWKWQLLDGIGHQGFFTSKEEKLISAIADTIIPAGLPPKTPTPDARPIGALSTGTDVYLIKLFEHCYAKEDQDKIKSQLAALNAHTGNELGKSFYKLLNEEREQVLLGLETSENKDEREFFEVMKSETIAGFTTVKEVMVDYRNYKVAPGYYHGCADIPTQT encoded by the coding sequence ATGAACAGAAGAAATTCCCTGAAAATCCTGGGCGGTGTATCCGTGGGGATTGGAGGTCTGGCACTGGCAGATTGGAAGTGGCAACTTCTTGATGGTATTGGCCATCAGGGCTTTTTCACTTCCAAAGAGGAAAAACTTATCTCTGCCATTGCGGATACGATCATTCCTGCCGGTCTACCACCCAAAACACCCACCCCTGATGCGAGGCCGATAGGTGCACTCAGCACAGGCACAGATGTATATCTGATCAAACTTTTTGAGCATTGCTATGCTAAAGAGGATCAAGATAAAATCAAATCCCAACTGGCTGCTTTGAATGCTCATACAGGAAATGAGTTAGGGAAAAGCTTTTATAAACTCCTCAATGAAGAAAGGGAGCAGGTTCTCCTTGGATTGGAAACTTCAGAAAATAAGGATGAACGAGAATTTTTTGAGGTGATGAAGTCGGAAACAATTGCAGGTTTCACCACAGTGAAAGAAGTCATGGTTGATTATAGAAACTACAAAGTAGCTCCGGGATACTACCATGGTTGCGCTGATATTCCCACCCAAACCTAA
- a CDS encoding DUF1801 domain-containing protein, whose protein sequence is MGKLVLKTHPKVNETFANYPASVRDKMQFLKELVIETAEETEGIDEIEVTLKWGEPSFITKNGSTLRMDWKEKSPDQYAMYFQCTSRLVRTFRLVFDHKFHYEGNRALVFQLNQKIPVVELKECIKASLTYHKVKHLMTLGI, encoded by the coding sequence ATGGGAAAGTTAGTACTGAAAACACATCCAAAAGTCAATGAGACTTTTGCAAACTATCCAGCTTCAGTTCGGGATAAAATGCAATTCTTAAAAGAGTTGGTAATCGAGACAGCGGAAGAAACAGAAGGCATAGACGAAATAGAAGTAACATTGAAATGGGGAGAACCCAGCTTTATAACTAAGAATGGAAGTACATTAAGAATGGATTGGAAAGAAAAATCCCCTGACCAATATGCGATGTACTTCCAATGCACAAGCCGACTGGTTCGTACGTTTAGATTGGTTTTTGACCACAAGTTCCACTATGAAGGAAATCGGGCACTTGTGTTTCAGTTAAACCAAAAAATTCCTGTCGTGGAGTTGAAAGAATGTATAAAGGCATCTTTGACTTATCACAAAGTAAAACACCTGATGACTTTGGGGATTTAA
- a CDS encoding class I SAM-dependent methyltransferase, producing MEEKKMASNEWAKDRGSKWNDNLLGMEAMIAPVDVPLLDALDLDRPYYIADLGCGGGTTSLNILKAAPERSVVHGYDISDSLISTATERIPENTSNLTFTTLDISQPPKQTGNYDRLISRFGLMFFPDPQKAFGNISKWLRPDGKFVFAVWGSLKENQWVNYVKESISEVMEVPSTKPDSPGPFRYANTDDFIPVLENAGFKQLRINTWKGNLPVGGNLSAKDAAHFALNAFSMGELLSTVHEKEKQHVEKKLAEKYSGHLNNGIVEVPASVHLISGGV from the coding sequence ATGGAAGAAAAAAAAATGGCATCCAATGAATGGGCAAAGGATAGAGGCTCTAAGTGGAATGATAATTTGTTGGGTATGGAGGCGATGATTGCCCCTGTTGATGTCCCTTTATTGGATGCTCTCGATTTGGATAGACCATACTATATTGCTGACCTCGGTTGCGGGGGAGGCACTACCTCTTTGAATATTCTCAAAGCGGCACCGGAGAGATCAGTTGTGCATGGATATGATATTTCGGACAGTTTGATTAGTACCGCTACAGAACGGATTCCGGAGAATACTTCCAACCTCACATTCACTACCTTGGACATTTCCCAGCCTCCAAAACAAACGGGAAATTACGATCGCCTGATATCCCGTTTTGGTTTAATGTTTTTTCCCGACCCTCAAAAAGCATTCGGTAATATTTCTAAGTGGTTACGGCCGGATGGGAAATTTGTCTTTGCAGTTTGGGGTTCCCTGAAAGAAAATCAATGGGTCAATTATGTAAAAGAAAGTATTTCTGAAGTAATGGAGGTTCCGTCTACCAAACCCGATTCTCCTGGTCCTTTCAGATATGCTAATACAGATGATTTTATTCCAGTTCTTGAAAATGCCGGATTCAAACAGCTGAGAATAAATACCTGGAAGGGAAATCTTCCGGTAGGTGGAAATCTATCTGCCAAAGATGCAGCTCACTTTGCTCTTAATGCATTTTCGATGGGGGAGCTCTTGAGCACTGTCCATGAAAAGGAAAAACAGCATGTGGAAAAAAAATTAGCGGAAAAGTACTCCGGACACCTCAATAATGGAATAGTGGAAGTACCCGCATCTGTACATTTAATTTCTGGTGGTGTGTAA
- a CDS encoding GMC oxidoreductase, which produces MLQDSKEKRTYDAIVIGSGASGGWAAKELTEKGLKTLVLERGRMVKHIEDYPTASKAPWEFEFRGAIPLEKRSGIGGGRWLREETAHWALADDEQPIIQEKPFRWFRGYHVGGKSLLWARATQRWSDFDYEGPVRDGFAVDWPIRYKDIEPWYAYVEKFAGIAGNRDGLAELPDSDVMPGFELSCIENYYKEQLAFNFDNRYLIQGRCAHLTDPQEIHRQQGRNKCQHQAMCNRGCVYGGYFSSNASTLPWAEKTGNLTVRPDAVVESIIYDDAKGKAVGVRIIDRNTKESIEFYAKIIFVNASTIASNAILLNSKSSTFSAGIGNENGLMGKFLACHNYRGKGSASFEGFADKFNDGRNPGHAYVPRFRNVFKQDTDFLRGYSIGMSGGRTLGSDTSMIGNQLRDNLLNQKYGVWHMAAWMQGETVPVEDNHIRLSTDQVDKYGIPQIILSVEWKENDDKMTADFVEQQTIMYEKAGFTNIKVEDSHSDPGSDIHEMGGVRMGRDPKTSLLNKYNQLHGCKNVFVTDGACMTSTSTQNPTLTFMALTARAANYAVDELNRQNL; this is translated from the coding sequence ATGTTGCAAGATTCAAAAGAGAAAAGAACCTATGACGCCATCGTCATCGGATCAGGAGCCAGCGGTGGCTGGGCTGCCAAAGAACTCACAGAGAAAGGGCTGAAAACGCTGGTGCTTGAGCGCGGACGGATGGTCAAGCATATTGAAGACTACCCTACTGCTTCCAAGGCTCCTTGGGAATTTGAGTTTCGCGGTGCAATTCCCTTGGAGAAAAGATCGGGAATTGGCGGAGGGCGCTGGCTGAGGGAGGAAACTGCTCATTGGGCACTGGCTGATGACGAGCAGCCGATTATTCAGGAAAAACCGTTTCGCTGGTTTCGTGGCTATCATGTGGGGGGTAAGTCTCTGCTTTGGGCACGGGCCACCCAGCGATGGAGTGATTTTGATTACGAAGGCCCGGTTCGGGATGGTTTTGCGGTGGATTGGCCTATTCGCTACAAAGATATAGAACCTTGGTATGCCTATGTCGAAAAATTCGCCGGAATAGCCGGTAACAGGGACGGGCTGGCGGAGCTCCCTGATTCGGATGTGATGCCCGGATTTGAATTGAGTTGTATTGAAAATTATTATAAAGAACAACTGGCATTTAATTTCGACAACCGTTATTTGATCCAGGGGCGCTGTGCTCATCTCACAGATCCTCAGGAAATTCATAGGCAACAGGGAAGAAATAAGTGTCAGCATCAGGCCATGTGCAATCGAGGCTGTGTCTATGGAGGATATTTCTCTTCTAATGCTTCCACGTTGCCTTGGGCTGAGAAGACAGGGAATCTTACTGTGCGACCTGACGCTGTGGTGGAGTCTATAATCTATGATGATGCCAAGGGCAAAGCTGTGGGAGTGAGAATTATCGATAGAAACACGAAAGAATCCATAGAATTTTATGCAAAAATCATTTTTGTAAATGCTTCTACGATTGCTTCAAATGCCATTTTGCTCAATTCCAAATCTTCCACTTTTTCCGCAGGAATAGGGAACGAGAACGGCTTGATGGGCAAATTCCTGGCGTGCCATAATTATCGCGGCAAGGGCAGCGCAAGTTTTGAAGGCTTTGCGGATAAGTTCAATGACGGAAGAAATCCCGGTCATGCTTATGTGCCGAGATTTCGAAATGTATTTAAGCAAGACACGGATTTTCTTCGGGGATATTCCATTGGGATGTCCGGAGGAAGAACCTTGGGATCAGATACCAGTATGATCGGTAATCAGCTTCGTGACAATCTGCTCAATCAAAAATATGGGGTCTGGCACATGGCTGCCTGGATGCAGGGAGAGACGGTTCCTGTGGAGGACAATCATATTCGCCTCAGTACCGATCAGGTAGACAAATATGGAATTCCCCAAATTATTCTTTCTGTAGAGTGGAAGGAAAATGATGACAAGATGACGGCTGATTTTGTGGAGCAGCAGACGATAATGTATGAGAAAGCAGGTTTTACCAATATAAAAGTGGAAGATTCCCATTCTGATCCCGGATCGGATATCCATGAAATGGGTGGCGTGAGGATGGGACGTGATCCCAAAACTTCGCTTTTGAATAAATACAACCAATTACATGGATGCAAAAACGTATTCGTCACGGATGGTGCGTGCATGACTAGTACAAGTACACAGAATCCTACGCTCACCTTTATGGCCTTGACAGCCAGGGCGGCAAATTATGCGGTGGATGAGCTTAACCGCCAGAACCTATAA